Genomic segment of Malus domestica chromosome 15, GDT2T_hap1:
CGGAGACTAGTCCTCTTATAAGCCCTTACAAGGTTTCTCTTTTCACCAACATGTGACTTTCTTTTGCCTTCACAGCCTCACATTACATTATAATCGCTTTCCGATTTTACATCTTGTGATGATTTTCGCAATGTATAAGTTACATACAATTAATAATTTTCATATGTTTAAGCAATTGATATCGCAAGATACACAATAATATGCTAATATTGACTTACATTGCTTAGACACATACTCATAATTGAAGATGTATGGACTATATGTTGTCAAACTGTGATAAGAGTAGCTTTCTATTGTcaaattcaatatttttttttatagaattgaTACATATGGTCCTtaaacttatttttttttataactaatGATGGGAAATTTGAGCCTAAATAGCATTCATTGGACATTGAAGAGTGGTTCACTGCAGAGAACTCCTATTTGCTGATTATGCCGACCGTGCCAAATGGGGTATATGtgagtgtatgtgtgtgtgtgtgtgtataaatatCCATCATCCATGGACATGTGgggttgagagagagaaagagagcgtGGTTAATATGATTTCTCTTCTCAGAACTGGTTGACAGCCTTGGGATCGAAGGCAGAGATTTTCATCATGGCATAGAAGAAGTATACAAATATACAATCATCCGCCTGTAATTGCAGAGAGAGTGCAAAATAACATATAGCCTAgctacacagagagagagagagagagagagagagagagagagagagagagagagagaggattgaatttaaaaaaataaaaaaataaaaaaaaaagtgagagagagaggtaagGAGATGATATAACTACAcgctctttctttcttttcaaggCTACTTTAATCAACACATGAGGATGTAAACTTGAAAGAGTAAAGAGGAAAACTCAGAAAAGTGGCTTGGCTTAGCTAAAAGCAAACCGAGCAAGGTATGTGGGTGTCACACCTGAATAACTGGGTTTTCTTTCTTCGAATTGAGTGATAGATTCTTGGAGCTAATTAGCTATAATTAGGTTTAATTTATTACTGCTTATCTTGGGATTTTCAagctttttcaaaaaaaaaacaaaaaaacaattatatcATTAACTATGGAGTCTGCAAATTTCCATCACCAACAACATCATCAGCTCCAAGAGAATCTTGTTAGGTCTTCTTCTTTAGCAGCTACTACCCCATCTTGCTATGCAGTTGGAACCAAGCCTGCTTGGACCCCTACTACCACTTTGTAAgtctctctttcctctctctctctctctctctctctcagaaatttaaatatttagttAGTGAACATCTGTTTGTTCATATATACCTCATACATAGTACCATATTAGTAAAGGAAATTTTTTGAGAAGCTGGAATCTTTCTTTtcatccttttccttttttggtATTTGATGTTCATATCAGTGAGGAAGTACATGGTTAGAACTCGAATTTGCTTGCTTAGTTTATAGGTTCTTTATGAAGCTTTTTCTATCATggaatatttgattttaattctCAAAAAACCTATTTACTATAGATGAAATGTACACATTAATTGATCTCATCGCTCTTGCACCAATATATTTTATGGAAAACTTTATGTTCGGCCTCTATAATTATAAATTCATCGTACTACATCAGTTAACAAATGCAGAAGAAACTTAATTTCGGGATTTTTCCTTTTCGTTTTACTTAAGTTTCTCATGATAACGTTAATTAAATGTTGCAGGAGCAGTAGTGGTAACTCATTACCAAATTCAAGCTTGGACACCCTCAACAGTTCCCTGGTTCCGGACTTGGGTTTTCACTGGCTTACTAATATTACTAGTGATCATCAATCTGCCCATGACCTTGTTAAAATTAAGGAAGAGCTCTCATCATCATCCTCATTAGATCATCACAGTTCCTTCCCAAAATTAACAGAAATGCTAACCGCGGCCACGTCGAGCAGTAGCATTGATCATGACCAATATTTCCAATTCATGAAAAATGAGCAAAAAGATCAAATGATCATGAATGATCTCAGTGAGAAGCTCTTGCTCAAGACATTGTCTTCTAGATGCCAAATGAATAGTACTATTAATTCTCATCATCATCAAATTCCACCATCAGCTAGAGATCACCATCAATTTTACTCAAATGATCATCATCATCTACTCCACAACTCTAATCTAATGGGAGGTGTGCCGTTGGCGATGCCTAGCAGATCAGCCGGGCACTTCAGCCAAATCTATCCGAGCATCAACGTTTCCAACTTGAACCGGTCGTTATCTTCGTCTACACTCTCGAGCTCTAGCTTGGACATGAAATTGCAGGCCATGGATCTCTTAGGTGCTTCTGCAGGATTTAGTACTGGGGATGGTAGTAGTTTTAGTACTACGCCTACTAATTCACATGATACTCTTGGCTTATACAATGGAAGGCATAACTCGTTTGGTACTCTTGAACAGATGCACCAAGGAAAGGTATTCTTCTTCTAATTCTTTTTAGCAGCGACTAACTATTACCCTACTTAAACCTTCCCAGCTAATTCGATAATTAaagatattttttattgttaatcTACAGTACTATTAAAAACAAAGGTACTAATAGTACCCTTTAATCAAATGTTGTTTTTGTAATGTAATAACGTTCACACATAACATTCTATCTTGTCTTTTCTTATATTATTAAAATAGTTGTTATTATGCTAGTGAGACATTAACTGTTACCCTAAGTTAAAACCTTAAAACTGATATGTTAGTCTTATGGGATTGTTATACATGTAGTGAAGCAACCTTGTAATAATTTGCTAAACAAATAAAGCAGAAtccaaaagttaaaacacttttTTTCTAAACATCTTTATTTTCTTATGGCACCAAAAGAACATTTAAGCACCTCTCCTTTTTGTAACATTGGGGGGTAGCTTCAACTTTATACAATGTGTGCATCTTCTTTATCAGAaggcttttctttctttctttcagaGACTGGTTTTGGTGATCAACTAACATCTGATTATAACAGTCTTTActcttaattaatttaaaattttcaaattaggtATCGTCTTTCGACAATGAAATGACAGAAGTGAAGAGACCCGGCAGTTTGATTGAGACAAAAGCAACTCAAGCAGCTGCACCAAAGAAATCGCGATTAGAGTCGCGCAATTCATGCCCACCCTTTAAGGTAATATTATTCATCGTTATGGTAGCCAACTTCTAAagctgagattttttttttttgcgaaaaacaaacaaaacctgGAAATTATTTGCTTTATAATACAGGTTAGGAAGGAAAAATTAGGAGATAGAATCGCAGCTCTTCAGCAATTGGTAGCACCTTTCGGCAAGGTAATTTATTCTGTAAAtacaatgaaaaagaaaaaccttTGTTTTCTCTGTTTATATAAGTACAGGACTTAATTAGCAAATCTATACCATTTTACTGCAGACAGACACAGCATCTGTACTAATGGAGGCTATCGGATacatcaaattccttcaaaacCAGGTCGAGGTACGTACTTGTGTGTTTTATTTAATCTTAATTAAGGTTTGATTAATATGCTTTAATTATCCCAACTGTACTAAGTATATACGTTTAAGTTCTTCGTACGTATGGTACATGCATATATAACCCTAGCCGCTAGGGTTTCTTAATTTTTGGCATTCTTTTAAAagttgaagctttatgatctcTCTTCTTTAAGTGAACTTTTCCGAGACGTATCTTATATAATACTAGATGGAgctcatatatatattatgtgtgtgtaacataaaaattttaaaaagaaaaaaaaactataatattTACCACTATACTACAATGACATGTTTTATTGACATGTGAGTGTGGAAAGAGAAAAAAcatcaaaaaaaaattgggcgAAATTACTTTAATACctaagatttttcttttttaatgttttcattcaattatgCATGAAAAGTATAATAACATTTTCCTTGATTTTTGAGTGACATAGTGTTCTATTAATAGGTAGTATATATAGATCGATACATATAAACATATCAAGAAGAATATACATAGGTAGTATATGTAAAATTGGCTCTTCTTCTTGGAAGTTttctacatacatacatacatatacatacatatatagatatatatatatacacacacacacgtagagagagagagagagagagaaagagcctttaagggaagggatccctctttttttttttataaaaatgaggattagttgtggggtccaGATCATATCAAACTTTAACGATCCAGACCctctattttttaagttgtacatcatagatcatccttacaaaatattagccaaattggaaatatttaagacatctaattggattCAAATAAaggaacgaatactttgttaaataacaaataatgaaatttgatcttgatgattaaataggcaaatggtctcggattgaattgaatttttgcaaggatgatttaTGGATCGAGACTACAAAATAGATGgttcagatcgttgaaattcgatgtgaAGTAAACCCTACACCTAATCCcagtttttttcaaaaaatagaaATATTTTTGCATAAAGGAcctgtatatgtgtgtgtgtgtgtgtaagtatgtatatgtatatgtatgtatgtatgagcGATCCATATTGTCTTGCAAATTAATCATGCAGTAGCAGTACACAAATGGTCTTGTCTCTGGTCTGGTCTTTTTCATGCCCATGTGGCTACTTGGATTGAACTAAACATGATatcaagaagaaaataaatgggTCTCATCAATCTtctaaaagaacaaaaaatgaaacaacTTTTAGTCACTCGAAATATATTCCTCCTTTCGTGTCTGACTTAATCTTATCTTAATTTGGATTTAGGATCTAATTAAAGATCATGTTTTGTCATTCACTAATCACGACATTCACAGTATTACTCTGCATGCCTGATTGGTATATGTCACGGATTGAATCATGAtaaagaaagggaaaggaaaggaaaggaaagaaagtGCGATTATTGAAACAAATTAATTCCTATTTGTaatgtttctttcttttaattttacacGTTTTGTGCAGACATTAAGCGTCCCATACATGAAGTCATCACGCAATAAGACCTCTAAAACAATATTACAAGGGGTAAGTAGTTAGGGTTTTCTTTAAAGCAATGCTATTCTTACCATAATTTTATACTATATTTATTTATCATGctacatcatttaatttcaatttttttattaattaaaacacttaaataatcTTAGGTGGAAGAAGGAgactcctcgtataccacaatcatcatttaattaacaatttttttattgattaacattttgaaattaaatgcAAATTAATTTAGATGATGTGGCTGTCCATATCAGATACCACATAAGGTGGTATACAATTGTGGTACAAAAATATAGTAAGAatagcattattgttttctttataatttggAGTTCATGTGAGTCTAATCTCATGATTAATCCCATACACCAACCCTGATTAAAATGCCTAAAAATGGTTGGAAActagttttaatttttgttttagaagatttttttgtttttctttagacTTTTAGTCTTTTGCCGTACACgcattttttttgtgaaaaattgttatacaatatatttcagTGCTAGATAATTGTATATTTGTGTTCATAATTTAGTTTAGATATTATATGACATCCTACTAATTAGTAATGATGATTAGGGCATGGCGGAGATCAATGGAAATGGAGAGACAAAGCGAGATCTCATAAGTAGAGGGCTCTGCCTCGTGCCACTGTCATGCATGTCTTATGTGACTGGTGACGTCGGCGGTGGTGGCGGCAATGGCGGTGGTAGCCTTTGGCCAACTCCTAACTTTGGTGGAGGGACTTAAATTAATGAGTATGATTACATATGGTCAATATCATATAATCAAGTTAAAAGTCTTGGTCAACTAAATACTTGGCTATTCTTTTCGATAAGTGATTTACGCGCATTTTTTTCCTTACACAGTACCTTCGTTTATTTGTGGCAACGGATTCCATAAACCAAAAAAGAATTAAGGAATAAAACAAAGGCATgcagaagagaagaaaaggtgtgCGGAAGTCATTTTCCTCCTTGAAGCcggataaaaataaaatcttcgATCCCTTCTTAGTTTTATGGAGCAAATTTGGTCCTCGCCTTAAGCTTTCATGGATGGACCAAGTTTGATCCATTGACAATTTATGTGTACCATTTATAGATCATGCCTCCTCGGCCTTAGGGGACCTTGTTTCACATAATTTATGTATGCAATTTATTGATgctcaaaataatattttatttcagtttcattaataaaataataaaagttaaTATTCTACTTCAATCCTTGGTACTTGGTAGCATCAATTAGGCCCCAAAGCTTCGTTCAGGTTTCGGGCTCCAGGTTTGTCCATCAAAGCCGCCCAACCCATTTTATATGTTTCCACCTCTTTACCCAATTTTAATATTCTTGATATATGTGATGCATAAAtcatttactatttttttttagtaaacgATATTATGGTCTATAATGATTCAAGTAGATTATctttatagtatttttttaatacttcGGTTGGCAAATTGGGTTATACTTCATAAAAGGCTATTCATCATAATTTGGCTTAAATTCGCATTTGgtaagaatcaaacctaagagcTTTTATTTACAAGTGGAGATAAATATTACTATTATCATAATAGTAAGTGATGATCACTATAGCATTTTCTCTTAATATTTGgtttttctctcaaaattctTATTAGCACTATAATAATTAATATCAAACTTATTATCTACGGACTCGTAACACTAGTAAGATTGTGGTAGGAGTATATATTGGTTGTCATATTTGAATTCtaagaagaaaacaaatctaCTTTCAAATGAGAGGCCGATAGTTTGTCAGTTTGCGAGCAGCCTCTTCAATCAATTCCAGCTAGCCTTCTATTATTTTACGATATCCAAATTCCAACGGACGTTGGACATTTTAACATTTCATACAAATATTTATCTGTTAGTTTTCAGATATTGAAAAAAGCCACACAATTTAGGTCCAATACTTTTTGAGCAAACGCTTCATCTatgagagagatttttcaatgtgaccataacacaaagtggtacataacgtgttattatataaatggtgggatatatgtgttaaaaagttaataacttaaaaaatacatgATATACCATCCGTGTTCCGGTCATAATAAAAAGTTTCTCCATCTGCGAACGTCTTATGGTTGCTGATATAGTTGGAGTTCCTAATTCTTGTGATTAGAGTGACAAATTAATTTATTGAGTTGTTAATATGAACTTCTTagaatttgtttaatttaatattacTATAATATAGATTTGAGATTCATAGAAGTGATAATAGTGTAATATGAAATCAAATTAATCTATTAACAATCTCATGGGTTGATTCGCCATCTCTACTTGTCATATTATgacgtaatttttttttttaaggttttcTGTCTTGTCgtgaacaaaaagaaaacacaatTCATACGTTTTAGCGGATCAATTATTTAATGGCGTAAGTTGCCTCTTAATTAATCGTTATTATTAAACTAATACTTGTGTACAACAATATTTTCCTGGTAAGTTGTCTCTTTTATTCCCTATTAATTTAAGGGAAATGTTATTGGTACTTCAAAAATTTTAttatacactcctcacaagtgtatttttctttctaaatatagaaagttagaagggtataatgaaaattttgaagttctaataacaattccctaattTAATAACATTTTCATATTTAAAATATGCGACTCCTGAAATTCTGCCAATATTAAAATGggtttttgttattatttatttctttatttattataaTAGCTTTGTTTTGAAACTAGAAGGTGAAGCCCACCCGATTCCATTGACACGGACAAAGattttaatataattatatgaTAAAAACCATGAGCACACCAGCAGCACActgtaattaattaaagggttttTGCCATGACGCCACGTCAAAACGAACTGCCAGCTTTTATTGACtatgccaatttttttttcttcttgttattTATATAccatcaatttaaaaaaaaaaacattatttacactaaaaaatataagtgaatttgGTTTCACAATAAGCTACCGAAACTTTTAAACGTTAATCAATTCCAACAATTTTAACATGCCTTTATTCATATTTGATCCCCTTGTCGGCGACGAAAATATTctcataatattaaaaaaaaaatcttaaaccATTCAAACAAACTCAATAAAATAAACCACATGAAATTCTTTGCTCACCATTGTATTCATTATTATtagataaatttaaattttaaattagtgTTGTAGATAGatacaaatattaaaatttaattcattCCATAATAATAAGTAGGATAGTCAATATTATCATCACTTGGAGATATTTTTCAAAGTGTAGAGAGCACAGCTTGGTAAACCAGCGTCATAGTTAAGTGGTtaaatacttgaaaaaaaaatttaaccacatagagcatctccaaaggagatgtcaaatatagtatgtcaaaattttatttgatggctGATGTGGCAAATTAAATACAAGTGCTGAATTCTCTTCTTTTCCAATGGATGtgacaaatatttattttattattttattggacCTAGAGttacattaattattaaaaaataatcaaaattagttttagtttttattctaTTGGTTGTTAATGGGACCCatgcattaaaaattaaattaaatatatttgaacccatgcattaaaaattaaattaaatatatttgactCTTTCTTTGTTCATTGTAAAAAAATGCAGCTAGAAAGTAAGGAATCAAATGTCTCACGTGCCACATCATATATGGCATATTCATTGAAGAACACTTAAATATCTTTTAATCctatttgacatctcatttgaagatgatcttatattttaatatttagtatACCAAACCTTGTCTCAACACAttgaaaaaatttctccacTGCTTGATGGTGATGAAAGAATTTGAGATGGTCGAATCATTTATGATAACACATTATAATTTTGCTATTACTTTTGCCATTTGTTGCAACTCTAGGATGACAAAACCACCGTTTATATGGAATAATTAATTAGGAACATCATATTTTCTATTTATGTTAGTGGTCTCATCAAATATTTGGTATGTGACATTTGTTGCCATTTTTATATCCAAAAAAGGAAAATCGTATCAGTATTACgtaaaaagggaaaaagaaaaaggaaatataACTGATATTTTCgggggaaaaagaaaacagaatttgatatttttgagGGAGAAATAGCGTATGATAAAGAGGAGATTTTTCAGTTTGATCAATACATAGAGTGATATATCAGGTATTATTATACAAATAAGGAgatatgtgttaaaaaattaataacctaaaaaataaaatttctcgctatttttataaaaacacgtgatataCCACACGTGTTctgatcacattgaaaaaaatttcaaaacaaagaGCCTTATCCAGATCACCCCTGAAAAATGAACACACGTGGCAGTCATGCAGGAATCTTGATCTCGTCGACCGCCGGCAGTGTTGCACCTCAGACCATGCATTTATGTCATTCTACGCGCGCAGCCGCTACTTTCAGTCAGACAGGTATTATCCACTCCGCTCGAAAGTCGTAAATACCCTTTCCTCATTTAGTAAACTGCTACCAACttattaattaaaattgaagccacaacaattaattaaattgTCAAACATCACCGATATTTTGCAAAATTAACCTCTAGAGATGACCTACAAAAGTGACAATTTGGATCATCACTCGACAAaaccaaaattataaaaacgaTCATAAGAAAGTAGGAGGAAAAAGTTCAAGAAGAAGTTTTTAAAATGCATCAGTGTGTTAAATATACTTGATGATGAATCTTTTGtcgttaaatttttattttattttattttatttaagaaTTTCTTGAGATGCTTTAACTCGTTAGATTTGGTTTCTTGTTGTAAATTAACTATTTTTTCGGTACACTGAAGCATAATAAAAATTTCTCTTTAGATGAAAATGTTGCCAACATTGCGTTAGAGTTGACAAACCAGCTCAAACCCACAAGGACAGAAccgtaatttaaaaaaaacatactTGATTCATGTTGTCCTCAAGCACTACAAGTACTTTTCTTCTTCATAAAGACAATTATTATACGGAGGAAGAAAAATCTCTTATCTTTCTCGCCCTTCCTTTTTCTGCGATCCTCCTTCTCCCTATTTTTTCTCCAATTATTCCTCCTATTTTCTGCAACCCTAATAATCTCCAGTTTCTTCATCCACAAGCCTTCCTCTCACTCCACTGATCATTTCTCTGTTTTTCTCCGGATCATTCGatcgcaatttttttttctggattCAGATCTTTGTTAATTTCAGGAGTTTAATTTCTGGATTTCGGAATCCTTGAAACTCCGTGGAGAATCGGTGAAGACGAGTTCCGGAAAACGGACGGCTAAGAAAGCTTTGATCGGTGATTAAAAAGGTCTGatcttttttatttacaaaaaaaaaaggtctgaTTTTTTTGTTCTGGTCTGGTTATTTGTGATTGATAATTATCTCTAACACTTCGAGCTGACTACGAGGtgttagaaatttaaaataGAGTTAGTGAGAGACTGgatttttaatttagtttttacCATTTTACTTTACTAAATCATGATTTAATTACGAAAACATGATCTAATTATGAAATCATACACTAATCAAACGTAAAATTtccaatatttttatatattttctcagcaaccaaacagcatatctttaatttgtttgttgtgTTGGATTTTGGAGAAGGTATATGATGGCGACTTTGCAAGGGCCGGTAATTTGCCCCACCGTTCGCGCAAAACAATCGGGGTTTGACACTCTGCCTGTGGTAGGCCCTTTGGTGAAGGCTAGGCTTGGATTCAGAGGGATCAGCGGCAGCATCACGAAGGCGGGTTTTTCTTCTCGCTCTCGAAATGCTAGAAAATGCTCAAGAGTGCATTGCATTTTCAGTTCGTCGTCGGATGGCAACGGAAGCATGGCGGAGaatttcaatgaaaatgatgaagattATGTTAACTCTAGCGTACTCGAAGCCGGTACGCTATTGATCAGTTTCCTCATTTATGTAAACCGTTAACTCCGTCTTACAATTGAATTATGAATCTTTATAAGTGAAATGCCAATGATCTGAAGCACCTGACTGAATGATTACAGTTTTGTAAAACTACTTGTATATTTGATGTATGCTGTGAACGGTTGAGTAATAAGTTTCTGCGTTTGGTTTTTGGTGTAGTCGAGGTGAAGAGCGGAATTGATGGATTCATGATCAAAATGCGGGATGGTAGGCACATGAGGTGTGTCCATAACAATCCTCAGGGGGGCCATCTCCCCGATTATGCTCCGCATCCTGCAATTGTATTGAAGATGGAAGACGGGACCGGTCTTCTTCTCCCAATAATTGTTTGTATGTTATCCTGAACTAATAATTTCCAACATTACaagttttctattttgaaatttACCTTAGAAAGTTATTTGAATTCGGGTTTGCCTTTGATTGCAGTGGAGATGCCTAGTGTGTTGCTCATGGCAGCGGTCCGCAATGTTCCTATTGTATGGTTTCTTTCTACATTGTCCTTCCATTTGAATTAAGATTTTGTTTTTCTGCGGTCGTCGAGTGGGCAAAATTAGGCCTTGCCAATATATTTGTTAATGTAGGAATATTCTAAAAATCTATAAATTTTTGGTATTTGGTTTGCAGGCTAGGCCAACTATGTATCAAGTGGTGAGGGAGATGATTGACAAGATGGGTTATGAGGTATGTCTGTGTCCTCCTCCTTGTACAATATGACAATGCTTGTTCATTAATGTACATTCTTCGTGATccttgattgtttttgtttgttttcgatCCCTGCAGGTCCGACTTGTCAGAGTCACCAAGAGAGTGCATGAGGCGTATTTTGCTCAGTTATACCTCAGAAAGGCATATACCTTCACACTTCATAAGgcttaatttttgttattatagttaattttagggaattttttattttaggaaattgttattggcactctaaaaatctcattctacactccaaactttctatatttggaaagaaaaatacacttgtgaggagtgtagaatgagatttttggagtgccaataacacttccctaatTTTATTGTTACCATTCTTTTATTGTCATTTGGGGTGGGGGAAAGCGGGAAGGGACTGAATTACTTCTGGAAAATCAAATTCTGAAGTTGCTTGGTTAGTGTATAGTGACACTGTGTTAGAAG
This window contains:
- the LOC103450453 gene encoding transcription factor bHLH110-like isoform X1 → MESANFHHQQHHQLQENLVRSSSLAATTPSCYAVGTKPAWTPTTTLSSSGNSLPNSSLDTLNSSLVPDLGFHWLTNITSDHQSAHDLVKIKEELSSSSSLDHHSSFPKLTEMLTAATSSSSIDHDQYFQFMKNEQKDQMIMNDLSEKLLLKTLSSRCQMNSTINSHHHQIPPSARDHHQFYSNDHHHLLHNSNLMGGVPLAMPSRSAGHFSQIYPSINVSNLNRSLSSSTLSSSSLDMKLQAMDLLGASAGFSTGDGSSFSTTPTNSHDTLGLYNGRHNSFGTLEQMHQGKVSSFDNEMTEVKRPGSLIETKATQAAAPKKSRLESRNSCPPFKVRKEKLGDRIAALQQLVAPFGKTDTASVLMEAIGYIKFLQNQVETLSVPYMKSSRNKTSKTILQGGMAEINGNGETKRDLISRGLCLVPLSCMSYVTGDVGGGGGNGGGSLWPTPNFGGGT
- the LOC103450453 gene encoding transcription factor bHLH110-like isoform X2 codes for the protein MESANFHHQQHHQLQENLVRSSSLAATTPSCYAVGTKPAWTPTTTLSSSGNSLPNSSLDTLNSSLVPDLGFHWLTNITSDHQSAHDLVKIKEELSSSSSLDHHSSFPKLTEMLTAATSSSSIDHDQYFQFMKNEQKDQMIMNDLSEKLLLKTLSSRCQMNSTINSHHHQIPPSARDHHQFYSNDHHHLLHNSNLMGGVPLAMPSRSAGHFSQIYPSINVSNLNRSLSSSTLSSSSLDMKLQAMDLLGASAGFSTGDGSSFSTTPTNSHDTLGLYNGRHNSFGTLEQMHQGKVSSFDNEMTEVKRPGSLIETKATQAAAPKKSRLESRNSCPPFKVRKEKLGDRIAALQQLVAPFGKTDTASVLMEAIGYIKFLQNQVEGMAEINGNGETKRDLISRGLCLVPLSCMSYVTGDVGGGGGNGGGSLWPTPNFGGGT
- the LOC103423461 gene encoding bifunctional nuclease 1-like, coding for MMATLQGPVICPTVRAKQSGFDTLPVVGPLVKARLGFRGISGSITKAGFSSRSRNARKCSRVHCIFSSSSDGNGSMAENFNENDEDYVNSSVLEAVEVKSGIDGFMIKMRDGRHMRCVHNNPQGGHLPDYAPHPAIVLKMEDGTGLLLPIIVLEMPSVLLMAAVRNVPIARPTMYQVVREMIDKMGYEVRLVRVTKRVHEAYFAQLYLRKVGSETECVSFDLRPSDAINIAVRCKVPIQVNKYLAYSDGMRVIESGKFSTQGPASDGLLFTELDRPNGQPCVETKEFNLVRNMLIAAVEERYRDAAQWRDKLLQLRARKNLA